From the genome of Scytonema hofmannii PCC 7110, one region includes:
- a CDS encoding STAS-like domain-containing protein — MIYKIYDIVGKYAITADGGQKVYDQIHPKLLAGNQVELDLTGVKVFASPFFNFAIGQLLKDIGADDLNRLLKFTALNNNGQNVLERVIANSKEYYSNPQYREAVDTVLEEYLANF; from the coding sequence ATGATATATAAGATTTACGATATCGTGGGAAAATACGCTATTACTGCTGACGGTGGGCAGAAGGTATATGACCAGATTCATCCAAAACTGCTTGCTGGTAATCAGGTAGAGTTAGATTTGACTGGGGTTAAAGTTTTTGCGTCTCCATTCTTTAACTTTGCGATTGGTCAACTTTTAAAGGATATTGGAGCAGATGACCTTAATCGCTTGCTAAAATTTACGGCTCTAAATAACAACGGGCAGAATGTTTTAGAGCGAGTCATCGCCAACTCTAAGGAATACTACTCTAATCCACAATACCGAGAGGCTGTGGATACTGTGCTAGAGGAGTACTTAGCTAATTTCTAG
- a CDS encoding HEAT repeat domain-containing protein — protein sequence MAIVNNINQLVLQAEEAYEAADWSLLIQSLQQLTLEEKSEYPEEEKNQERLLELALSALESGDFQQRWEIAKVFPRLGKIVIPELIAILEDRDAEEELRWYAARILGDLKSRDAIAPLMELLKTNENEEIKEVAATALEQMGKIAIATLTEVLVQDDIGENSSYHNPIHVEETRLLAVKALACVRQKEVIPPLLSVAQDPQVTIRTVAIEALSSFHDPRVPPVLLNALDDVAAPVRKEAVLGLGFRRDLCSELDLVAKLQQRLYDFNLDVCCSAAIALSKMGSDTAAQHLFQVLVSPYTPTRLQLEAIRALSWVGTLWGIEYLQQAFYQLELPTLWQEIVTVLGRVSHSALNDKATEILLDIVQKNHPSVEISSIKSAIALSLGQLGNKQAISTLIQMQTDRDAQVRLHAIAALKNLSPDNCGESKGQS from the coding sequence ATGGCAATTGTGAACAACATCAATCAGCTAGTGTTACAGGCAGAAGAGGCGTATGAAGCAGCCGATTGGTCTTTGCTGATTCAAAGTTTGCAACAGTTGACTCTGGAAGAAAAGTCAGAATATCCTGAAGAAGAGAAAAATCAAGAACGTTTGTTGGAATTAGCACTTTCAGCCCTAGAAAGTGGAGATTTTCAACAACGCTGGGAAATTGCTAAAGTATTTCCCCGCTTGGGCAAAATTGTTATCCCCGAACTCATTGCTATTTTAGAAGATCGAGACGCAGAGGAAGAATTGCGCTGGTATGCAGCAAGAATTTTAGGTGATTTGAAAAGCCGGGATGCGATCGCGCCTTTGATGGAATTGCTGAAAACCAATGAAAATGAGGAAATAAAGGAAGTCGCTGCGACAGCACTGGAGCAAATGGGTAAAATCGCGATCGCGACCCTGACAGAAGTGTTGGTACAAGACGACATTGGTGAGAACAGTTCTTACCACAATCCAATTCATGTTGAAGAAACACGTCTTTTGGCGGTGAAAGCACTTGCTTGCGTTCGACAAAAAGAAGTCATCCCACCTTTATTAAGTGTCGCACAAGATCCACAGGTCACAATACGAACTGTAGCGATTGAAGCGCTGAGCAGCTTTCACGATCCTCGTGTCCCACCAGTGCTTTTAAATGCTTTGGATGATGTAGCCGCTCCAGTGAGAAAAGAGGCTGTGCTGGGTTTAGGTTTTCGCCGCGATTTGTGTTCGGAATTGGACTTGGTGGCGAAACTCCAACAAAGGCTTTACGATTTTAACTTAGACGTGTGTTGCTCAGCTGCCATCGCTCTTTCTAAAATGGGTAGTGACACTGCAGCACAGCACTTATTTCAGGTCCTAGTATCGCCTTATACACCAACTCGGTTGCAATTGGAAGCTATCCGAGCTTTAAGTTGGGTTGGGACATTATGGGGGATAGAGTATTTGCAACAAGCATTCTATCAGTTGGAATTGCCAACTTTGTGGCAAGAAATTGTTACGGTTTTGGGAAGAGTCAGCCATTCAGCACTGAACGATAAAGCAACAGAAATTCTCCTCGATATTGTGCAAAAAAACCATCCATCAGTTGAAATTTCGAGTATTAAAAGCGCGATCGCTTTGTCCTTAGGTCAACTAGGGAACAAGCAAGCAATAAGTACATTAATACAAATGCAAACAGATCGAGATGCACAAGTCAGATTGCATGCAATTGCGGCACTGAAAAATTTATCTCCCGATAATTGTGGAGAAAGTAAGGGACAAAGCTGA
- a CDS encoding Uma2 family endonuclease → MLTIEELQELQIEHPDWQMELVDGSVVVMGPSDYESDEIGTELARQIANWVRPRKLGRVTGSSAGFILPTTNPSHVRDLRAPDVSFVKADRLKKTKRDFVQIVPDLTVEVKSKTDRVKVLVEKIQLFLELGSTVGILIDPDERTVTVYRLGQSPTILRDNDQLTLPDLLPGWELKVSDLWPPEFD, encoded by the coding sequence ATGCTTACTATTGAGGAATTACAAGAATTACAAATAGAGCATCCAGATTGGCAAATGGAATTAGTGGATGGGAGTGTTGTTGTCATGGGACCATCCGATTACGAGTCAGACGAAATCGGTACCGAGCTCGCACGACAAATCGCAAATTGGGTACGTCCTCGCAAATTAGGAAGAGTAACAGGTTCCAGTGCTGGATTTATTTTGCCAACTACGAATCCTTCTCATGTTCGGGACTTACGTGCTCCTGACGTGTCCTTTGTCAAAGCCGATCGCTTAAAAAAGACCAAGCGCGATTTCGTACAGATAGTTCCAGACCTAACAGTTGAAGTAAAGTCCAAAACTGACCGCGTTAAGGTTCTGGTAGAAAAAATTCAACTTTTCCTAGAACTGGGGAGTACTGTCGGCATCCTGATTGACCCCGATGAGCGAACTGTCACGGTTTATCGACTCGGTCAAAGCCCCACAATTTTGAGGGATAACGACCAGTTGACGCTACCAGACCTGTTACCGGGATGGGAATTGAAAGTATCAGACCTGTGGCCGCCTGAATTTGATTAA
- a CDS encoding LysR family transcriptional regulator: MRLEQLQAFLAIAESGSFQAAARKCGVTQSTISRQIQALEEDVGLELFHRTSQAKLTLAGERLLPRARKICQEWQSATQEIGDLLAGKQPELCVAAIHSLCAYYLPPVLQKFCHEYPEVQLRVTSLGSDRALKVLKDGLVDLAIVMNNRFLTAGKEMVVEVLYDEPIEVLTATNHPLAQYESIPWSELVRYPQVVFKDGYGMQRLVQDRFERLEAHLQAALEVNTLDAFRGVVRQGELVALLPSSALVEARNDPTLAVRTLASNTNSSASDNSSFTRRVVMVTTHDRLQIPPIKHFWQLVKDNVPPQAESVLCSAS, encoded by the coding sequence ATGCGACTAGAGCAGTTGCAAGCCTTTCTGGCGATCGCAGAATCTGGCAGTTTCCAAGCAGCAGCACGAAAATGTGGTGTGACCCAATCGACAATCAGTCGCCAAATCCAGGCACTGGAAGAAGATGTGGGATTGGAACTGTTCCATAGAACGAGTCAAGCAAAGTTGACACTAGCAGGTGAGCGCTTACTTCCCCGCGCTCGTAAAATCTGTCAGGAGTGGCAAAGCGCCACACAAGAAATAGGTGATTTGCTGGCTGGAAAACAGCCAGAACTTTGTGTTGCGGCAATTCACTCCTTGTGTGCTTATTACTTGCCACCAGTTTTGCAAAAATTCTGTCATGAGTATCCAGAAGTGCAATTGCGGGTAACATCGTTAGGTAGTGACCGAGCATTAAAAGTCCTGAAAGATGGATTGGTGGATTTGGCGATTGTCATGAATAATCGCTTTTTGACCGCCGGTAAAGAAATGGTGGTTGAAGTCCTTTATGATGAACCAATAGAAGTTTTAACAGCAACAAATCATCCCCTAGCGCAATATGAAAGCATCCCCTGGTCAGAACTCGTTCGTTACCCACAAGTCGTGTTTAAAGACGGTTATGGGATGCAGCGTTTAGTACAAGATAGATTTGAGCGATTAGAAGCTCATCTACAAGCAGCTTTAGAGGTAAACACCCTTGATGCTTTCAGGGGAGTAGTGCGTCAAGGAGAACTCGTAGCTTTGCTACCTTCTTCAGCACTCGTTGAAGCTCGCAATGACCCAACTCTTGCTGTGCGAACTCTTGCTTCCAATACCAATAGTTCTGCATCTGACAATTCTAGTTTTACTCGCCGGGTGGTTATGGTAACAACTCACGATCGCCTGCAAATACCCCCAATCAAACATTTTTGGCAATTGGTCAAAGACAACGTCCCTCCACAAGCAGAATCTGTCTTGTGTTCTGCTTCTTAA